The Ignavibacteriales bacterium genome contains the following window.
TCTTGCGGCTAACGTTTCAGCAGTGTCGGACGGTTCGACCGCAACTGTTTTTTGCAGCACAATCATTCCGTGATCGAATTCTTCATCGACGATGTGAACCGTTGCACCCGAAATATTTTCCTTTGCCGCCAGTACCGCTTCGTGAACATGCAATCCGAACATTCCGCTGCCGCCGAATTTCGGCAGTAACGCCGGATGAATATTTACAATACGATTACGAAAAGCGCCAACTATACTCGCGTCTATTTTTTTCATATATCCCGCAAGCGCAATAAAGTTTATATGGTGCTTCGCCAGCGCACCGATCAACGTGGCATTTAATTCATCATCAGAATTATACTGCGCTCGGCTTATGTGCACAGCCGGAATTTTGAAACCGCGTGCAATCTCTAATGCGCCTGCACTGGAATTATTGCTGATAACAAGTGCAATTTGTGCATTCCGGATTTTACCGCCGCTGATTGCCTCTTGAATCGCTCTGAAGTTAGAGCCATTCCCAGAAGCGAAGATTGCGATATTCAATTTGTCCGGCACTGTTGATAAACTAAAATTTCCTTCCAAATTTACGCATAATCTTGAGAATAATCAATAAGCAGGTAAAGCGGGTAACAGATGAGATATTGTTAAATATTTTAGGGTTAAAATTTACAAGTGAGTTAGAAGGGAGGGTATAAAAATCAAAGAATATTCATTGAAGAACTATATTTATTGGTACATATTGAATTTTCAAAATTCTTAAAGTATCTGATAAGTATTGAAATTTAAAAACTAGAGTGTCAATTCCTGCATACTGTGGAGCTTGATATTCAAACTCTTTTCCTTCTGATAACGAATTTGGGTCTGTTGATTCTAAATTAAACGTCTGATCAGATAAAAAATTTTCATATTGATGTTTTTGATGAACTTGAATTTTTAAGGCATTTAATGTTACAGGGCTTTGATTATGTATTTTGAATTTGATGACACCAGCAGTACTAGCTTGTATTGATTGGTTAAACAAGGTTTCAATGATTACACTGAATTCAGGATCTTTAAACGAATACTGGATATCATTCAGTCCATGCTTATAAAACTGAAAAAATGGATATACACTCAAGATTATTGCAAGCCATAGGGGAGTTTTTTGAGTCCATTTCTCACCTGTTTTATACAAAGTTCTTATTTTATTTATCACGCTGGCAAACATAAATTTTTTAATATTGGATTTTTATAAAGTTATCACATTACGATTACTAAATCAAGCTACCCTCTGAAATATTTTTCAATTTATTATTTTCTATTCATAATGATTTTCTTTCGAGGTTTTTAAAATCTATTATTTAAACTTTTAAAAAGCTTCGAGGGTAACAGTTGGAAAACATTTCATTTAGATTAAAATGTTGTAAATCATAAATCCAGTCTCCGCAATCATATTGCTGTCAATTAGCCACTACCAATCTCCGCTTTGCGATTCCATCTAATTACCGTTTAGCGCCAGAGATGGAATCGCCTGAAACTTCGCCTGCTTTCATAAGCCACCGTTTATGATTGCGGATGTTCTCTTTGTTACTTTCTCTTCAAAGAGAAAGTAAAAGTATTATTTATTAATCTTTCTTGTGTAGGTTCACCTAACAAATTAAGAAGCAGGAACAAACATTAACAAACCCCCGCCTCCGAAAACTGCAAAATATTTTTATCCCCGTTGAATCTCACTTTCACTCCAACGACAAACGGCAGCGACGCTTTGAAATGTCCGTAAGGAATTTCGGAAACTACGGGAAACTTATAACTCCCAAACTGATCTTTAAAAACTTGCTGAAGCGTTAACGATGGTTTGCCTTTATCGGGCACACACGAAATAAATTTTCCCAGCGCGACACCGTCGCAAGCATTAAACAGTCCCGCAAGTTTCAATTGCTCCAGCATCCTGTCTATGCGGTACGGTTTCTCGTCTATTTCTTCAATCATCAAAACGAATTTTTTAAATCGCGGGAAATATTTGGTGCCGCACATTGCGGCAACAAGAGAAAGATTTCCTGCCAGCAATCTTCCTTCCGCTTTTCCGTCTCTCTTGAAAGTGGAACTTATATTTTTTGCAATAATCGGCTTTGGCGGTTTAACCGACATCAATCCGTCCCAAAACCGTTCTTCGATTTCACCTTTCAATCCCTCGCTCATCTCCACCGCCGCCATCGGACCCGAGAATGATACCAACCCGACTTTTTCAATAAGCGCAAGATGAAGCGCGGTAATATCGCTGTAACCGACAACAATCTTGGGATTATTTTTTATCATACGGTAATCAAGCAAAGGCAAAATTCGCTGTGTGCCGTAACCGCCACGGGCGGCAAAGATTGCTTTTACATTTTTGTTGGCGAAAAGATTATTTAAATCTTCCGCGCGTTCTTTATCGGTGCCTGCGAGATAACCGTGTCTTCGGTTCAGATGTCTGCCCACTTCAATCCTGAATCCGCATCGCTCGATATATTTTATGCCGTCATTCAGTTTCTCCGCCGAGGCGGGCGGGCTTGCCGGCGCGCAAATGCCGATTACGTCGCCATGTTTTAACCGTTTGGGTTTTATGATTTTCATAGATGCGGAAAGATAATCAGATTTCAAATTAATTTCAACAAAATATTTTCTTTGATTGCTATTTACAGTGAAACTCAATCACATGTTCGTGGCACGTTGTGGACCGCGCCATCCGGACTAACCTTATCATCTGCCGACAGACAATCTTTCTGCAAGATACTTTGGTAATCCCGCCGATAATATTTTTTCCGATGTTGTTTTAACGTCGTACTCCGTGCGGATATTTTCGTAGCTCCATTGTTCCGTATCAAAGATACCAAAACTAAGCCGAGGATCGTGATCGCGGGGCTGTCCAACGCTTCCAACGTTTATCAAATATTTTTCGTCACGATTAATATTTTCTGTTTTGCCGTTTTCGGTATAAACACCCGGAAAATGTGTATGCCCGAAGAAACAAATATTTTCCTCGTAGAATTTAAAGTTGAAATTTCTATCTTCACCTGAGACAATGTAGTGCCATTCTTCAGGTTCGAAAGGGGATGAGTGAACGAACAACAACTCTTCCAGCTTAAACTCCATCGGAAGGTTTTTTATAAACGATTTGTTTTCGTCGGTTAGATGTTTGTATGTCCACATCGCCGCAATTTTTGCGTTGGGGCTGAAATCATTGATTTGATCAGGATTAACAATAACACTTTCATGATTGCCCAAAAGAATCTGCTTACAGTTTTGGCGAATTAAATTTAAACATTCGTTGGGACTTGCTCCATACCCTATTATGTCGCCGAGGCAGACAATCTCATCAACTTTTTTTTCTTCGATAATCTCAAAAGCTTCTGTCAAAGCTTCAAGATTCGAATGAATATCCGATATAATTGCTATACGCATAATCGATCAGGTTTTTTGTTGTTTCTTTTTTGCCGCCGGGAATAAAATATTATTTAAGATGAGCCGGTAGCCGGGAGAATTCTTGTGAAGCGATAAATCGGTTGGCGGATCGCCGACCGCATGCTGGTAATCTTCGGGATCGTGCCCGCCGTAAAAAGTGAACGTTCCCCTGCCAAAATTTCCATGGATGTAACGCACTTCTTCAGTTCCTTCTTTTTCCGCGAGTATTGTAACCGGTTTTTTAATCAAGTTCTTTTTAAAATTCGTGGTTTGTCCCATGAATCCTTTGATGATATTCGCGTGGTCTTGTGTGAGCATCGTGGGAACGGGATCGTATTTTGCCGAAAATTCGAACAACGTGAAATAATCCGTTTCCTGATTAACCAAAGTCGGAGCTATCGGGCTTGGCGGGATATCGATGTCGGAATATTCGTACACCAACGGATTTTTTTCGAGCGTGAAATTTTCAAAAGCGAGACATTTCGTGAAATCGAGTTTTTTCTGAAAGTTTATATCGGGCGGATCTCCATCGTATATAACATCACATATATCCGTGTTTTCGGCGGCAAGCGCGATATCAAACGCGTCGGTTGCGGAACACATCGCGAACATGAATCCGCCTGATGCGATATATTCTTTGATCTTCCGGGAAACCGCTTTTTTCATGTCGGATACTTTTTTATAGCCAAGTTCTTTCGCTTCTTTTTCGTACATCACCTGTTGCTCAACATACCATGGGGCTGAAGCAAACTGCGCGTAAAACTTTCCGTACTGTCCACTGAAATCTTCGTGATGGAGATGAATCCAATCGTATTTAAACAGTGAATCTCTCAGAACATCGGTGTCCCAAATTTTATCATAAGGAATTTCGGCGTATTGCATCACCAGCGTTACGGCATCATCCCACGGAAGTATGTTTGGCGGAACATAAACGGCAATCTTCGGTGCCTTCTCCAAACGGATCACATCCATATTATTATTTTCATCTTGAATTTCTGCATAGATTTGTGAAGCCCCAACTCCGCCAAGATCTTCGAAGTAAACACCTCGCACGCGGCATTCCTGCTTTACCAAATCCAGAGCGTCAATCATAAAAGAACCTGATCTGTAATTCAGAAGCCAGTCGACTTCTATGTTTTTTGTGAGAGCCCAATAAGCCACGCCGTACGCTTTTAAATGATCGGTTTGTTTTAGGTCTAAGGGGACAAGAATTTTCTGAGCGAAGAGAGATGTTGCAAAAAATAAAATTGTCAGAAAGGTTTGAATAAATATTAAATGGAATTTATGGAAAAAGAAATTCGATGTTCGATATTTACAAGTTACTTTCATATTCCATCCCTGCGAAGCACTCTGATTCTGCGTCTTGCCTCATTAGCGTAAATAGAATTCGGCAGTTTCAACAATAATTTCTGATACGCGTCAATTGCGATTGATTTATTTTTAGTACCGTACTCTCCGACTATTCCGATTTTCATAAGAACGCGATCGAGAAGAATGCTTTCTGGGAAACGGGCAACAAGAGTGTCGTAAGCGGTGAGAGATTCCGAAAAATGCCGATTTCTGACCTGAAGATCGCCGATACTCATCAATGCCTGTTCTTGAATACCCGGCGATTTAAATTTATCTGCTACCAGCGTAAAAAGGGTGAGCGATTCCGAGATTTTATTTTGAGCACGCAGAAACTCGGCGCGGGCGTATTCTTTCAGTCCATCTTCCGATTGAGTTTGATTTTCCGAAATAAATAACTTCAGCAACAGCGCGTCGTTCGCTTCGTCGGAAGAAGAGTTTGACGAAAGAGCTGATAGTTTTTCTAACGCCTCTTTAAATTTCAAATTATAGTAATCGATCTTTGCCAATTGCAATAAAACCGAGTCTTTAACGGAAGGTGTTACCGCTTTCATATTGAGAACCGTTGTGTATTGTTCTGCCGCTTTGTCGAGTTCACCTTGAAAAAGAAAAACATCTCCCATTTGTATTCTGGCTTCGATTGTTAAAGGCACAAAATTGCTGTAATCTTTAAGTATTATTCTGAGAACTGTCAACGCTTCCTGCGGAAAAAACAGTTTGTTTTTTTTGATATGAGCGATACGCAGATAAGACCGGGCTGCAAATTCGTTACCGGTATAGTTCGAGGCAATTTGATCGTAGATATCTAAAGCCGGCTGGTATTTATCTTGTAAATTTAAAATGTCGGAGAAAGGATTTATCGCACCGAAAAGATGAAGGGTATCTGCAGGTTCAACAGATTCTTCCAGAACAACAGCCAACCGGAATTTAGCGTGAGGTATAATACCCGAATTTGGATACAGTTTTATTATCTCCTCGAGAGCTTGTTTGGCAACCGTAAAAGATTTATCACGTGCGGCGCGTTCTGAAAATGAAAAAAGCTCTGTTCCCTTCGCGCCTTTTTTTGTATCGAGAAATTTATAAACATCGTATGCGCGTTCGTATTCGTTCGCTTCCATGTAAAGCCACGCGAGGAGTTGATGATATTGGATATTATCGGGTTGAGAATGAACCGCATCCTCTACTGCTTCGGTCGTCACGCGTAAACCGTCTGCTCTCTCGGTGAATGTTCCTATGTTCATCTGCACAAAACCCAACTGTGCCGGATCGGCGCGCAACATATCCAGATATTCGCGTGTTGCGGCGCCGTAATTCAGAACGGCGGTATAAAGCCGTGCTATATCTGCCGTAAAAAGATTTGGATTATTCAACACACTTCTGCCTCTCTTTAAAACCGAGATAGCATAATCGAACAAACGGTTTTGTGTAGCCGCGCTTGATATGATGCGGTAGGTATTTTCGTTTTTCGGTGCTGATTCAATCGCTTTGTCCCAGATATCGATTCCTTTTTTTTCTTCCGATGCAAGAACATAAGCGGAACCAAGCTGTGCGCTGGTGCCAATATCTTTACCGTAGATTCTCAGCCGGTATTCCATCAAAGAAATCGCTTCGGGATATTGCTTGAGTTGAAGCAGCAACCGCTTCAAGGCATCATAAATAACAATGTTCGATGAATCTTTCGAGAAAGCTTCCTTGTATAACTTTACCGCAGATTCAATATCACCGGAACGTTCGTAACTTTGTCCGAGCTTAAATTTTATATCGGAATAAGTTTGGGGTTGCGCGGTGACAGTAATACAGCAAACAAAAATCAGTCCCGATAATAATATAAATAAAGATTTGTTTATCATTGCCGAGAAATAAAAGCCGGAGCTATACATCATTTATTCATTAAGACAGAAACGTCTTGTTTTTCTGTCTTTGAATAATCTATTTCCGATCCTAACACGCTGTGAGGTATTAGATAAACTACGAGGGTTATAATCGCGGCGGCTAATGCCCATCGCTTGGAATTCTTCGACCGTTTTAGCATCACAGCGGCGATCACCCACATTATTACGATCAAAGCGGTTTTATTGTCTGTTAAATCTTTGCCGAAGGGCCAGCCGGTCCAGAATGCCCCGAATGAATACCATTGTACGATGGGTCCCAAAATCAATCCGCCAACGGTAAGCAAACCTATTGTCCAGTAGATAAAGTTTTTCAGTTGCGGCTGTTTTAATAACGATTCCAATCCGGCGCGTGTTGCAAACAGCATTCCTATGAACATTGCCAATACATGAATAATAAGAATTAATAAAGGTACATCGCCCCTGAAACGAATTACAACCGATTTATTTTCCGGAATGGTGATAAGGTTGTTGTTTTTTTGAAGTGAAACCTTGTATTCTAATTTCCCTGCCGGTGGTTGATGCGGAAGATCCGCGGAAAGTACACCGTTACCAAATGACATCGGTACTTTTGTGTACTCGTCCTGAGTTTTGAATCGTTTCCATTCAACATAACCGGAAATTGATTCATCGTTAGTTTCAATCTTTACGGTATGATTTGTTTCTCCCGGATGTGCACGGTCGAATCTATATGGAATCTCTTTGCCGCCTAGCATACATTTACCGGAAAGCGCGTAAGTCGGGCCTGTCATTCTCTGGTAAATTGCCGAGCCGGCGGTGATTAGAAATGCCAGCATCCAAAATAACAATGATTTATTCATAATATTCCTTTTTCAATTAAGATGATACTGTCTGAATGTTGTAAAATGCAAAAAAGGTTTGATTTATCAAAGTTTTTATTTACTTTCTATTCATCTTGGTTTCAAATAACAATAACAAAGAACAACTAAATATAAATCCTTATGGAAAATGATTTACTAAATAGAGTCATCATAGTTACCGGCGCTTCAAGCGGTATAGGAAAAGCAACAGCACTTATGGCAATTGAACGCGGCGCGAGTGTTTCATTCGTTGCTCGACGAGAAAATGAACTTAAAGCTTTTTGCTCCAAACTCTCGGCCGATAAATTTGAAATCATACCTGCCGATCTCACAAAAGAAGAAGACAGGCAGCGAACTGTGAATCAAACAATTAAACGATTCGGCGGTATAGATGTGCTTGTCAACGCTGCCGGCATAATCGGCAATGGCACAATTGAGAATACAACTCTCGAGTTTTGGGATAATATGATGGATATTAATCTCCGATCTTTATTTCGCCTGACTCAGATTGCTCTCCCTTCTATAATAGAGAGGAGAGGAAACATCGTGAATGTATCCAGTGTTACGGGTGTCCGCGCGTTTCCGAATGTACTCGCGTATTGTGTAAGCAAAGCGGGTGTCGATCAACTCACCCATTGTGCCGCGTTGGAATTAGGACCAAAAGGTGTCCGCATAAATGCCGTTGATCCCGGTGTAGTTCTCACCAATCTTCATCGTAACAGCGGTATACAGGAAGAAGCGTATCAGAAATTTCTTGAACACAGTAGAACCACTCATCCGATCGGCCGCGTGGGAAAACCGGAAGATATTGCGGAACTGATTTTGTTCCTCGCCTCGGATCGAGCAGGATGGATAACCGGCGGAAGTTTCAATATTGATGGCGGAAGAGCGCAAACCTGCGCGAGATAAATCTTGAGTTATGAATTATAAGTTATGGGTTATTTTTAGAGGTTAATAATGAAGGTTAAAAAACAAAATGATCTTTCTCTTGCGACCAAGGCAATCCACGGAAAACATCTTAGTGCTTTCAAAGGACCGGTAACATTCCCGATTTACCAGACAAGTACATACAGATTCGACAGTTCAGACGATGCCGTGCGTTATGCCAAGGGAGATCCTAATGTTCTCGTTTACACCCGTTACCATAATCCGAGCGTTAACGAGGTGGAAGAACGCATCGCGCTGATGGAAGATGGTGAAGCGGCGGCACTGTTCTCGTCGGGGATGGCGGCAATTTCAACAACCATTCTCGCGCTTTGCAAAAGCGGCGATGAGATTGTAAGCACGCCGGCGTTGTACGGCGGCACTTATAGATTCTTCCGCGACACACTGCCGAACTATAATGTTCCCGTGAAGTATGTCGATCCAAA
Protein-coding sequences here:
- a CDS encoding phosphoribosylglycinamide formyltransferase, whose translation is MPDKLNIAIFASGNGSNFRAIQEAISGGKIRNAQIALVISNNSSAGALEIARGFKIPAVHISRAQYNSDDELNATLIGALAKHHINFIALAGYMKKIDASIVGAFRNRIVNIHPALLPKFGGSGMFGLHVHEAVLAAKENISGATVHIVDEEFDHGMIVLQKTVAVEPSDTAETLAARILKLEHEIYPEAIGLFAEGKIKIIDQKIIINNV
- a CDS encoding LD-carboxypeptidase, translated to MKIIKPKRLKHGDVIGICAPASPPASAEKLNDGIKYIERCGFRIEVGRHLNRRHGYLAGTDKERAEDLNNLFANKNVKAIFAARGGYGTQRILPLLDYRMIKNNPKIVVGYSDITALHLALIEKVGLVSFSGPMAAVEMSEGLKGEIEERFWDGLMSVKPPKPIIAKNISSTFKRDGKAEGRLLAGNLSLVAAMCGTKYFPRFKKFVLMIEEIDEKPYRIDRMLEQLKLAGLFNACDGVALGKFISCVPDKGKPSLTLQQVFKDQFGSYKFPVVSEIPYGHFKASLPFVVGVKVRFNGDKNILQFSEAGVC
- a CDS encoding metallophosphoesterase family protein produces the protein MRIAIISDIHSNLEALTEAFEIIEEKKVDEIVCLGDIIGYGASPNECLNLIRQNCKQILLGNHESVIVNPDQINDFSPNAKIAAMWTYKHLTDENKSFIKNLPMEFKLEELLFVHSSPFEPEEWHYIVSGEDRNFNFKFYEENICFFGHTHFPGVYTENGKTENINRDEKYLINVGSVGQPRDHDPRLSFGIFDTEQWSYENIRTEYDVKTTSEKILSAGLPKYLAERLSVGR
- a CDS encoding asparagine synthetase B, which translates into the protein MFIQTFLTILFFATSLFAQKILVPLDLKQTDHLKAYGVAYWALTKNIEVDWLLNYRSGSFMIDALDLVKQECRVRGVYFEDLGGVGASQIYAEIQDENNNMDVIRLEKAPKIAVYVPPNILPWDDAVTLVMQYAEIPYDKIWDTDVLRDSLFKYDWIHLHHEDFSGQYGKFYAQFASAPWYVEQQVMYEKEAKELGYKKVSDMKKAVSRKIKEYIASGGFMFAMCSATDAFDIALAAENTDICDVIYDGDPPDINFQKKLDFTKCLAFENFTLEKNPLVYEYSDIDIPPSPIAPTLVNQETDYFTLFEFSAKYDPVPTMLTQDHANIIKGFMGQTTNFKKNLIKKPVTILAEKEGTEEVRYIHGNFGRGTFTFYGGHDPEDYQHAVGDPPTDLSLHKNSPGYRLILNNILFPAAKKKQQKT
- a CDS encoding SDR family oxidoreductase; amino-acid sequence: MENDLLNRVIIVTGASSGIGKATALMAIERGASVSFVARRENELKAFCSKLSADKFEIIPADLTKEEDRQRTVNQTIKRFGGIDVLVNAAGIIGNGTIENTTLEFWDNMMDINLRSLFRLTQIALPSIIERRGNIVNVSSVTGVRAFPNVLAYCVSKAGVDQLTHCAALELGPKGVRINAVDPGVVLTNLHRNSGIQEEAYQKFLEHSRTTHPIGRVGKPEDIAELILFLASDRAGWITGGSFNIDGGRAQTCAR